The genomic interval TCAGCGACGAGGTGCTGTTAAAGGGCCAGACCATGGGCGACGGCCTCCGGGAGATCGCCGACGGCCTCGACGGTGTCTCGGCCGAGCTTCGCGGCCGCGGGATGCTCAAGGGCTTGGCCTTCGACCGCCCCGACCTCGCCGGGCTGGTGGCACGCGCCGCCTTCACCCACGGGCTGCTGATCGAGACCGCCGGCCCCGACGACGAGGTCCTCAAGCTCCTGCCGCCGCTCACCATCGAGGAGGAGCGCCTCGAGACCGGCCTCGAGATCATCCACGCCGCCGCGCACGAGGTGCTCGAGGGCGCGGTGGAGGAGGTCAGCCGATGATCGTGCGCACCCTCGACGAGCTCGTCGACACCGAGCGCGACATCGTCGCCGACACGTGGCGCAGCCGTCGCCTGCTGCTGGCCAAGGACGGCATGGGGTTCTCGCTCCACGACACGATCCTGCGCGCCGGGACCATCACCGAGATGTGGTACCAGCACCACCTCGAGGCGGTGTACTGCATCGAGGGTGAGGGCGAGCTCGAGGACCTCGCCAACGGCACCGTGCACCGCATCGCCCCCGGCACGATGTACGCGCTCAGCGAGCACGACAAGCACATCGTCCGCGCCACCTCCGACCTGCGGATGGTGTGCGTGTTCAACCCGCCCTGCACGGGGAGGGAGACCCACGACGAGGAGGGCACCTACCCCCTCCTCGCCGAGGAGGCCGACGCCTGATGACCACGGTCTCGACCGACACCACCGACCTCTACCCCTCCCGGGTCGACGCCGAGCCTTCGATCGCGCCCCGCCTCGACCCGGTGGTCCACCCCTCCGTCGAAGAGGCGGCCCCCGGGCCGCTCGACCACGA from Acidimicrobiales bacterium carries:
- a CDS encoding ectoine synthase — protein: MIVRTLDELVDTERDIVADTWRSRRLLLAKDGMGFSLHDTILRAGTITEMWYQHHLEAVYCIEGEGELEDLANGTVHRIAPGTMYALSEHDKHIVRATSDLRMVCVFNPPCTGRETHDEEGTYPLLAEEADA